From the Candidatus Peribacteria bacterium genome, one window contains:
- a CDS encoding V-type ATP synthase subunit K yields MPVAAFAQDAVLATETVNYWGLAFALLGAALATSLPCIGSSIGVSTVGQAGSGLLTEKPELAGKVITLAVLPGSQGLYGMVISLLFLFSFGGPLLSGDINLDLPAGIALFAAFMPVTIAAAMSAPAQGKVCAAGMHMLARDSRLAGRVITLAALVETYALLGFLISFFMLNALKDSLLS; encoded by the coding sequence ATGCCTGTTGCCGCTTTTGCACAGGATGCAGTTCTTGCAACTGAGACTGTCAACTACTGGGGTCTGGCATTCGCCCTGCTCGGTGCTGCGCTCGCAACAAGCCTCCCGTGTATCGGTTCCTCTATCGGTGTGTCCACTGTAGGACAGGCTGGTTCCGGACTGCTCACAGAAAAGCCGGAGTTGGCTGGTAAGGTCATTACCCTCGCCGTTCTTCCTGGTTCCCAGGGTCTGTACGGAATGGTGATCTCCCTGCTCTTCCTCTTCAGCTTCGGTGGTCCGCTCCTCTCCGGAGACATTAACCTCGATCTGCCTGCTGGCATCGCTCTCTTCGCAGCATTCATGCCCGTGACGATCGCTGCTGCTATGTCTGCTCCTGCACAGGGAAAAGTCTGTGCTGCCGGTATGCACATGCTTGCACGTGACTCCCGCCTTGCTGGTCGTGTGATCACACTCGCCGCTCTTGTGGAAACATACGCACTTCTCGGATTCCTGATCTCCTTCTTCATGCTCAACGCCCTCAAGGATTCTCTCCTGAGCTAA
- a CDS encoding V-type ATPase subunit — MSSSFLQSRQTHAYGHGRMGVLQEYLLTQMDVERLVAARDTAELARLLTELKLSSHVEYNSNPHRFINNLEHWLKQEVESMVKDSEKEIFNILWLKDDAALLSYLLKKQHGFTSDISAEPHVGATAYDPADLRLLVKGGDVSTAPASLTEFIDTMREDAALTPQQIDTRVAQFNAHEQLALAKKSSEAIRLYVAHHIDLQNIRTARRLRNDENPAEHLISGGEIDIARFSLDPAKLADLVRASHLGAELADNIQTAADSTIILERGLAKAIAVDIARMRSKILTLDPIFAFAAIAQSQMKLLRTILVGKSAHLSKDELQRLLPPFLSASPFVA, encoded by the coding sequence ATGTCCTCTTCTTTCCTCCAGTCACGGCAGACACATGCCTACGGCCATGGCCGCATGGGTGTCTTGCAGGAATATCTTCTGACACAGATGGATGTTGAGAGATTGGTTGCTGCACGCGATACCGCAGAACTCGCCCGACTCCTGACCGAGCTGAAGCTTAGTTCACATGTGGAGTACAACAGTAACCCGCACCGCTTTATCAATAACCTCGAACACTGGTTGAAGCAGGAAGTAGAGTCGATGGTGAAAGATTCTGAAAAAGAGATATTCAATATTCTCTGGCTGAAAGATGACGCTGCACTTCTGTCTTACCTGTTAAAAAAGCAGCATGGTTTTACATCTGATATCAGTGCTGAGCCGCATGTAGGAGCTACAGCTTACGATCCCGCAGACCTCCGTTTACTTGTGAAAGGCGGTGACGTCTCTACTGCGCCGGCATCTCTGACTGAGTTCATTGATACAATGCGCGAGGACGCAGCGCTTACGCCCCAGCAGATTGATACGCGTGTTGCGCAGTTTAATGCACATGAGCAGCTGGCTCTTGCAAAAAAATCAAGCGAAGCCATCCGCCTATACGTTGCGCATCACATTGATCTGCAGAACATCCGTACAGCGCGACGTTTGCGCAATGACGAAAATCCTGCAGAGCATCTAATCTCCGGTGGGGAAATTGATATCGCGCGCTTCAGTCTCGATCCTGCAAAACTTGCTGATCTGGTGCGGGCTTCCCATTTGGGTGCGGAACTTGCAGACAATATCCAGACCGCCGCTGATTCAACCATCATTCTTGAGCGCGGTCTTGCAAAGGCGATTGCAGTCGATATTGCCCGCATGCGCTCCAAGATCCTTACACTCGATCCTATCTTTGCGTTTGCAGCCATTGCGCAATCCCAAATGAAACTGCTGCGCACCATTCTGGTTGGCAAATCGGCACATCTGTCCAAGGACGAACTCCAGAGACTGCTGCCGCCCTTCCTGTCCGCCTCTCCTTTCGTTGCCTAA
- a CDS encoding V-type ATP synthase subunit A: MSKAVITKVAGPLVVASGMQQAKMYEVVRVANEKLVGEVIELHGDTASIQVYEETSGVKPGEPVELTGQTLSVELAPGLLTSIFDGIQRPLELIEQKAGSPFITRGIEVPSLNRSTKWDFVAKASKGDVVNEGDILGTVQETTLIEHRVMVPVGVSGTIKSISSGKFTIEETIAEIESADGKVEKVIMLQKWPIRIPRPVKGKTVPTDILATGMRILDTLFPMAKGGAGAIPGPFGAGKTVTQQSLAKYCNAQVIVYIGCGERGNEMTEVLTEFPHLIDPNTGETLMKRTVLIANTSNMPVAAREASVYTGITIAEYYRDMGYDVALMADSTSRWAEAMREMSGRLEEMPGEEGYPAYLGSRTAGFYERAGAVNCLGADDRKGTLSVIGAVSPPGGDFSEPVTQNTLRVTKVFWALDAKLAYKRHFPAINWLQSYTLYTENLADTFNAQFAQDFMENRERALTILQQESKLEEIVRLVGTDALSPKEQLTLETARMIREDFLFQNAFDPNDAYTSIKKQYRILRAILGFMDEALPVVEQEDFEFSKLRTVAVKDEMAKAHLYAETELDKFDALETAIQTELRSMII; encoded by the coding sequence ATGTCCAAAGCAGTCATCACCAAAGTCGCAGGACCGCTCGTTGTTGCCTCCGGTATGCAGCAGGCAAAAATGTACGAAGTTGTCCGCGTGGCGAATGAAAAACTCGTCGGAGAAGTTATTGAACTGCACGGCGACACCGCCTCCATCCAGGTCTATGAAGAAACATCCGGTGTGAAACCGGGAGAGCCTGTGGAGCTCACGGGACAGACACTGTCTGTAGAGCTTGCTCCGGGTCTCCTGACCTCCATCTTCGACGGTATTCAGCGTCCGCTGGAGCTTATCGAACAGAAGGCAGGCAGCCCGTTCATCACCCGTGGTATTGAAGTGCCGAGTTTGAACCGTTCTACGAAGTGGGACTTCGTTGCGAAGGCCTCCAAAGGGGACGTGGTGAACGAAGGCGATATCCTCGGAACCGTGCAGGAAACAACCCTCATCGAGCACCGCGTGATGGTGCCGGTCGGAGTCTCCGGAACTATCAAATCTATTTCTTCCGGCAAGTTCACGATTGAAGAAACGATTGCAGAAATTGAATCTGCGGACGGCAAGGTGGAGAAAGTGATCATGCTGCAGAAGTGGCCGATCCGTATCCCCCGCCCTGTGAAAGGAAAGACTGTGCCGACCGATATTCTGGCAACAGGAATGCGCATTCTGGACACACTCTTCCCGATGGCCAAAGGAGGTGCCGGCGCAATCCCGGGACCGTTCGGAGCCGGAAAGACAGTGACGCAGCAGTCACTCGCCAAGTACTGCAACGCGCAGGTGATTGTGTATATCGGTTGTGGAGAGCGTGGAAACGAAATGACAGAAGTGCTCACGGAATTCCCGCACCTCATTGACCCGAACACGGGGGAAACTCTCATGAAGCGCACCGTGCTGATTGCCAATACATCGAACATGCCGGTCGCCGCCCGCGAAGCATCTGTCTACACGGGTATCACCATCGCCGAATACTACCGCGACATGGGCTACGACGTGGCTCTCATGGCGGACTCCACCTCACGCTGGGCGGAGGCTATGCGCGAAATGTCCGGACGCTTGGAAGAAATGCCTGGTGAAGAAGGATATCCGGCGTACCTCGGTTCCCGCACGGCAGGATTCTACGAGCGTGCCGGTGCTGTGAACTGTCTGGGAGCTGATGACCGCAAAGGAACCCTCTCCGTCATTGGTGCGGTGTCCCCTCCCGGTGGAGACTTCTCGGAGCCTGTCACGCAAAACACCCTCCGCGTGACCAAAGTCTTCTGGGCTCTGGATGCAAAGCTTGCGTACAAGCGCCACTTCCCTGCCATCAACTGGCTGCAGAGCTACACGCTCTACACCGAAAACCTTGCAGACACATTCAATGCACAGTTTGCACAGGACTTCATGGAAAACCGCGAACGCGCTCTCACGATTCTGCAGCAGGAAAGCAAGCTCGAGGAAATCGTGCGCCTTGTCGGAACGGACGCCCTCTCCCCAAAGGAGCAGCTCACCCTCGAAACCGCCCGCATGATCCGCGAAGACTTCCTCTTCCAGAACGCGTTTGACCCGAACGACGCCTACACCTCCATCAAGAAGCAGTACCGCATTCTCCGCGCTATTCTCGGCTTTATGGATGAAGCATTGCCGGTGGTCGAGCAGGAGGACTTTGAGTTCAGCAAACTGCGCACCGTTGCAGTCAAAGATGAAATGGCCAAGGCACACCTCTATGCAGAAACAGAGCTCGATAAGTTCGATGCGCTCGAGACAGCTATCCAGACCGAACTGCGCTCCATGATAATCTAA
- a CDS encoding V-type ATP synthase subunit B: MSLSAYKTVKSVAGPLLMVEGIDGIAYDELCEVTLVNGEKRLGKVLESRKGLAVVQLFEATQGLQTEDTTVRFLGRTFQFGVSEDMLGRIFNGSGNPIDGGPAVLPEKRIDINGYPINPASREFPDDFIQTGISTIDVLNTLVRGQKLPIFSGAGLPHSKLAAQIARQARVLTQKEVDTQGAEMGEEEEGKFAVVFAAMGVTFEEARFFQQEFEKTGALSRAVLFLNTAGDPVVERIATPRLALTVAEYLAYEKDYHVTVILTDMTNYCEALREVSAARKEVPGRRGYPGYMYTDLATIYERAGRIRGRKGSITQIPILTMPEDDVTHPIPDLTGYITEGQIRLDRGLNQKGMYPSVIPMGSLSRLKGKAQGDRTREDHSGMDAQLTACYARGVEVRELAVILGESSLNDTDKAYLTFATAFEKEFIAQGEHENRSIFDSLNIGWKLLALVPKSELKRVKGAHIEKYLKSAE, encoded by the coding sequence ATGTCACTCTCCGCTTACAAGACCGTTAAGAGCGTTGCCGGCCCCCTCCTGATGGTGGAAGGCATCGACGGCATCGCCTACGATGAGCTCTGCGAAGTCACCCTCGTGAACGGCGAAAAGCGCCTTGGTAAAGTGCTCGAGTCCCGCAAGGGTCTGGCTGTTGTGCAGCTCTTCGAAGCGACACAGGGCCTGCAGACGGAAGACACGACTGTCCGCTTCCTCGGACGCACGTTCCAGTTCGGTGTGTCAGAAGACATGCTTGGACGCATTTTCAACGGATCAGGAAACCCGATTGATGGAGGACCTGCTGTGCTTCCGGAAAAGCGCATTGATATCAACGGTTACCCGATCAACCCTGCTTCCCGCGAATTCCCGGATGACTTTATCCAGACAGGAATTTCCACCATCGACGTGCTCAACACGCTTGTGCGCGGACAGAAGCTTCCGATCTTCTCCGGTGCCGGTCTGCCACACTCCAAGCTTGCTGCACAGATTGCCCGCCAGGCACGTGTGCTCACCCAGAAAGAAGTGGATACACAGGGCGCGGAAATGGGTGAAGAGGAAGAAGGAAAGTTTGCTGTCGTCTTTGCTGCCATGGGTGTCACGTTCGAAGAGGCGCGCTTCTTCCAGCAGGAATTTGAAAAGACAGGAGCCCTCAGCCGCGCTGTGCTCTTCCTGAACACCGCTGGAGACCCTGTGGTTGAACGTATTGCCACACCGCGTCTGGCCCTGACTGTTGCGGAATACCTCGCTTACGAAAAGGACTACCACGTCACCGTGATCCTCACCGACATGACCAACTACTGTGAAGCCCTCCGTGAAGTCTCCGCTGCACGCAAAGAAGTGCCGGGACGCCGCGGTTACCCTGGATACATGTACACCGACCTTGCCACCATTTACGAGCGCGCAGGACGCATCCGCGGACGCAAGGGTTCCATCACCCAGATTCCGATCCTCACGATGCCGGAAGATGACGTGACCCACCCGATCCCCGACCTTACCGGATATATTACCGAAGGTCAGATCCGTCTGGATCGCGGTCTCAACCAGAAAGGAATGTATCCATCCGTCATCCCGATGGGTTCCCTCTCCCGTCTGAAAGGAAAGGCGCAGGGCGACAGAACACGCGAAGATCACTCCGGCATGGATGCTCAGCTCACTGCCTGCTACGCACGCGGTGTCGAAGTCCGCGAACTCGCGGTTATTCTCGGTGAATCGTCTTTGAATGATACAGACAAGGCGTACCTGACATTTGCCACAGCCTTCGAAAAAGAATTTATCGCGCAGGGCGAACACGAGAACCGTTCCATCTTCGATTCTCTGAACATCGGCTGGAAACTGCTCGCACTTGTGCCGAAGTCCGAACTCAAGCGTGTGAAGGGCGCACACATCGAGAAGTATCTGAAGTCCGCCGAATAA
- a CDS encoding V-type ATP synthase subunit D — translation MAILQVNPTRMALMDLKRSTKSAERGHKLLKDKQDGLMQQFLLIIRTAKDLRTRVENELGDAFMSFLMASAWLSDAEVENALSSPQATIELDVETKSVMGVKIPFFKLKKEGIVRNYGYAHTNTLLDTAIDSFDSVFALLIELAQIEKQAENMAIELETTRRRVNGLEHKIIPDMKQTVKYIKMRLDESERAGIIATMRIKAGMEAAEAQALAAAKQ, via the coding sequence ATGGCTATCCTCCAGGTCAACCCAACGCGCATGGCACTCATGGACCTTAAACGGTCCACGAAGTCCGCTGAACGCGGCCACAAACTGCTGAAAGACAAGCAGGACGGACTCATGCAGCAGTTCCTGCTGATCATCCGCACGGCCAAGGACCTGCGCACGCGCGTGGAAAACGAACTGGGAGACGCCTTCATGAGCTTTTTGATGGCCTCAGCCTGGTTATCCGATGCCGAGGTCGAAAACGCTCTCAGCAGCCCTCAGGCGACCATAGAACTGGATGTGGAGACCAAGAGCGTGATGGGTGTGAAGATTCCCTTCTTCAAACTGAAAAAAGAAGGAATCGTCCGCAACTACGGATACGCTCATACCAATACCCTGCTGGATACTGCTATCGATTCGTTCGACTCCGTCTTCGCGCTGCTCATTGAACTCGCGCAGATTGAAAAGCAGGCGGAAAACATGGCCATCGAACTGGAGACCACCCGCCGCCGTGTGAACGGACTGGAGCACAAGATCATTCCCGACATGAAGCAGACCGTGAAGTACATCAAAATGCGTCTGGATGAATCCGAGCGCGCGGGCATCATCGCTACCATGCGTATCAAGGCCGGTATGGAGGCTGCGGAGGCGCAGGCACTGGCGGCTGCAAAGCAGTAA
- a CDS encoding STAS domain-containing protein, translating to MENNVTVLTFRSKQILDSVLIGRIKTELLGLIQDGIKIVLDYKGVTYQSSEMLQGLIRTDTAIKKAKGKWRFCNMHPDIYEVLAVTRLNKLFDIKATRYDALLDF from the coding sequence ATGGAAAATAATGTCACAGTCCTTACCTTTCGCTCAAAGCAAATTCTGGATTCAGTATTAATTGGCCGGATCAAAACAGAGTTGTTGGGCTTGATTCAAGACGGCATCAAAATTGTGCTGGATTATAAGGGGGTCACCTATCAATCCAGCGAGATGCTCCAAGGTCTTATCCGAACAGATACTGCAATCAAGAAAGCAAAAGGCAAATGGAGGTTCTGCAACATGCATCCCGATATTTACGAAGTGCTGGCCGTTACCCGTCTTAACAAGCTCTTCGATATTAAGGCTACACGATACGACGCTCTGTTAGACTTCTGA
- the gatA gene encoding Asp-tRNA(Asn)/Glu-tRNA(Gln) amidotransferase subunit GatA: MLNALTITEAHKKLASKEISAEDIVKDSIARIEAVDEKINAVVYRNFERALDEAKKVDASGDFSHPLSGIPYLAKDVYCEEGVPTTACSNVLRNKTYTPPFDSTTTKRLKAVGAISLGKVNTDEFTMGASTETSCYGVTRNPFDTSRVAGGSSGGSAAAVSADECIFALGTDTGGSIRQPAGYCGIAGIRTTYGRTSRFGVMSMASSLDTIGPMAKSVEDLAIILQAIAGKDPMDGTTGDVAVPDYRAALTGDVKGMKIGLPREYFADGIDPEVEKAVREAAKQYESMGAEIVDISLPYTKYAVATYYVITPCEVSSNMARYDGIRYGHTTDNPASLIDYYEKTRSEGFGAEVKRRIMIGTYALSAGYFDAYYRQAQKVRTLIKQDFAEAFKKVDVILSPVSPTPAFAVGAHANDPVAMYLEDIYLCAQPMAGIPCLSVPCGFSSNNLPIGLQLMGPHWGEATILKVADAYEKATEWHTRKPVL; this comes from the coding sequence ATGTTAAACGCCCTCACCATCACCGAAGCTCATAAGAAGCTAGCCTCCAAAGAGATCAGCGCGGAGGACATCGTGAAGGACTCCATTGCACGCATTGAGGCAGTCGATGAAAAGATCAACGCAGTGGTATACCGGAATTTCGAGAGAGCCCTTGATGAAGCCAAAAAAGTGGATGCAAGCGGCGACTTTTCGCATCCCCTCTCGGGTATTCCCTATCTGGCGAAAGATGTGTACTGCGAAGAGGGTGTTCCAACCACGGCTTGCAGCAACGTGCTGCGGAATAAGACGTACACTCCCCCCTTCGACTCCACCACCACCAAGCGCCTGAAGGCCGTCGGTGCCATCAGTCTGGGAAAAGTGAATACCGATGAGTTCACCATGGGAGCCTCCACGGAGACCTCCTGCTACGGTGTGACCAGAAACCCATTCGATACATCACGCGTTGCCGGTGGATCGTCCGGCGGATCAGCAGCTGCGGTGAGTGCGGATGAATGTATCTTTGCACTGGGAACAGACACAGGAGGATCGATCCGTCAGCCTGCGGGATACTGCGGTATCGCAGGTATTCGCACGACCTACGGCCGCACCAGCCGCTTTGGCGTGATGAGCATGGCGAGCTCACTGGATACAATCGGCCCGATGGCCAAGAGCGTGGAGGATCTCGCGATCATTCTGCAGGCGATTGCCGGCAAAGATCCGATGGATGGCACAACAGGCGATGTGGCGGTCCCCGACTACCGTGCCGCGCTCACAGGCGATGTGAAAGGCATGAAGATCGGACTCCCCCGCGAATACTTTGCGGACGGTATTGATCCGGAAGTGGAAAAGGCTGTGCGCGAGGCGGCAAAGCAGTATGAATCGATGGGCGCAGAGATTGTCGACATCAGCCTCCCCTACACCAAGTACGCTGTTGCTACCTACTACGTGATTACCCCGTGCGAAGTGAGCTCCAATATGGCCCGCTACGACGGCATCCGGTACGGACATACTACTGACAACCCTGCATCCCTGATTGATTACTACGAGAAGACCCGCAGCGAAGGATTTGGAGCCGAGGTGAAGCGTCGCATCATGATCGGCACCTACGCGCTCTCTGCAGGCTATTTTGACGCGTATTACCGCCAGGCACAGAAAGTCCGCACGCTCATCAAGCAGGACTTCGCGGAGGCCTTCAAGAAGGTGGATGTCATCCTCTCACCTGTCTCCCCCACTCCTGCCTTCGCCGTCGGCGCCCATGCGAACGATCCCGTGGCAATGTACCTGGAAGACATATACCTCTGCGCCCAGCCGATGGCAGGAATCCCCTGTCTCTCCGTTCCGTGCGGCTTCAGCTCAAACAATCTCCCGATCGGTCTCCAGCTGATGGGTCCGCACTGGGGAGAAGCGACGATCCTGAAAGTGGCGGATGCGTATGAGAAAGCGACGGAGTGGCACACAAGGAAGCCTGTTTTATAA
- the gatC gene encoding Asp-tRNA(Asn)/Glu-tRNA(Gln) amidotransferase subunit GatC, whose product MASLTPEQVRHIAKLARLQLTDSEAERYTGELTKIIGYIDLLSEVDTTGVEPTEQVTGLTNSLRPDTITEQIATPDALLATSPLPIVDHQIETPSAHG is encoded by the coding sequence ATGGCTTCCCTGACACCAGAACAGGTCCGGCATATCGCAAAACTCGCACGGCTCCAGCTGACAGACAGCGAAGCTGAGCGGTACACAGGCGAGCTCACGAAGATTATTGGCTATATCGATCTCCTGAGCGAAGTCGATACCACAGGCGTCGAGCCTACGGAGCAGGTAACAGGACTCACAAACAGCCTCCGACCTGACACCATCACGGAACAGATCGCCACGCCTGATGCATTACTTGCAACAAGTCCTCTGCCAATTGTCGATCATCAAATCGAAACTCCTTCTGCCCACGGATAA
- a CDS encoding YidC/Oxa1 family membrane protein insertase: protein MAESKKRSSRLLDFAIAFALVYAIVQLVMYQFFPANKEGAPTGVQLQASNVRLGAGGVIVTIKNDTDQTFTLPSRCPQLPFDVFTVSGDTGNSTTTPVSASGTAIPCADIPVVEPIAPGDSAKVDLNPWKYSAFSKTGIYEIRLPEGSMLGDAEMTNGSGSAIMARFSVNEPNMFIKLFRSLITKPFLNFLILTASVIPGHNLGLGIIILTLIVKLLLFIPTQHALEGQKKMQLLQPKLEAVKKQYKDNPEQMQKETMRLWKEHGVNPLQSCLPILVQFPVLIGLFYVIRDGSNLALSKDLIYPVYQHLDWNFSTNFLGLDLTQPHMWIFPPLLVVLQFLQMWLSFKIADKKKAKQIEKAEAATGMELQQKVMLYALPLMIGYFALQFPSAVSLYWGISTLFAIGQQIIVNREHIKA from the coding sequence ATGGCAGAATCCAAAAAGCGTTCCTCCCGCCTCCTCGACTTCGCGATAGCATTTGCTCTCGTGTACGCCATTGTGCAGCTGGTGATGTACCAGTTCTTTCCTGCAAACAAAGAAGGTGCTCCAACGGGCGTGCAATTGCAGGCATCGAACGTCCGCTTGGGTGCAGGTGGCGTGATTGTCACAATCAAAAACGATACCGATCAGACTTTCACACTCCCCTCCCGCTGTCCGCAGCTCCCGTTTGATGTCTTCACAGTATCCGGCGACACAGGAAACAGTACGACGACACCTGTAAGTGCGAGTGGTACCGCAATCCCCTGCGCAGATATTCCGGTTGTGGAGCCTATTGCTCCGGGCGACTCAGCAAAAGTGGATCTGAATCCGTGGAAATATTCCGCATTCTCAAAAACAGGTATCTATGAAATCAGACTCCCGGAGGGCTCCATGCTTGGAGATGCAGAGATGACGAATGGTTCTGGCAGTGCGATTATGGCTCGTTTCTCCGTGAATGAACCGAACATGTTCATCAAACTCTTCCGCTCGCTCATCACAAAGCCATTCCTGAATTTCCTCATCCTGACGGCGTCTGTTATTCCAGGGCATAACCTGGGGCTCGGCATTATTATCCTGACACTCATTGTGAAACTCCTGCTCTTTATCCCCACGCAGCATGCACTGGAAGGTCAGAAGAAAATGCAGCTCCTGCAGCCGAAACTGGAGGCCGTGAAGAAGCAGTACAAAGACAACCCCGAACAGATGCAGAAGGAAACCATGCGCCTCTGGAAAGAGCACGGCGTGAATCCCCTGCAGTCCTGCCTGCCGATTCTGGTGCAGTTTCCGGTCCTGATCGGTCTCTTCTATGTGATCCGTGATGGATCGAACCTTGCACTCTCCAAAGACCTCATTTACCCGGTGTACCAACACCTGGACTGGAACTTCAGCACGAACTTCCTGGGACTCGATCTCACCCAGCCGCACATGTGGATCTTCCCGCCATTGCTGGTGGTACTGCAGTTCCTGCAGATGTGGCTGAGCTTCAAAATTGCAGACAAGAAAAAGGCGAAGCAGATTGAGAAAGCCGAAGCGGCGACCGGTATGGAACTCCAGCAAAAGGTTATGCTCTACGCATTGCCACTGATGATCGGATACTTTGCCCTGCAATTCCCATCCGCCGTGTCGCTCTATTGGGGTATTTCGACCCTGTTTGCAATTGGTCAGCAGATCATTGTGAACCGCGAGCACATCAAGGCGTAA
- a CDS encoding ribonuclease P protein component, whose translation MKLLHIRSRKACDVIMRKGSVWKGKTMIVRWLPGAPKKEGPQPAGLYLGTYASAKLDKSAVKRNRMRRRCREAFRRLVKNQDDLVTAQLLVTPKIGTLVTPFEQIESDVRTFLSATNTWQNPKSVPPASSTSR comes from the coding sequence ATGAAACTTCTCCATATCCGCAGCCGCAAAGCGTGTGATGTCATCATGCGCAAAGGCTCTGTGTGGAAAGGAAAAACGATGATTGTGCGCTGGTTACCGGGAGCGCCGAAGAAAGAAGGTCCCCAGCCTGCCGGGTTGTATCTGGGGACATACGCATCCGCGAAGCTGGATAAATCTGCCGTGAAGCGCAACCGCATGCGCAGACGGTGCCGCGAAGCGTTTCGCAGGCTCGTGAAAAATCAGGACGATCTGGTGACCGCACAGTTGTTGGTTACGCCAAAAATCGGTACGCTGGTGACTCCTTTTGAACAGATAGAATCCGACGTTCGGACATTCCTTTCCGCAACCAACACATGGCAGAATCCAAAAAGCGTTCCTCCCGCCTCCTCGACTTCGCGATAG
- a CDS encoding class I fructose-bisphosphate aldolase gives MLQYTDIESLLGDKKSLLTHVSTTFAKEKLHIPSMQTVQEVFEISDRPNKVINNLLALYGHGRLANTGYLSILPVDQGIEHAGGASFAKNPDYFDPENLVKLAIDGGCNAFASTLGGMGIIAKKYADKIPFIVKINHNELLTYPNIANQVMFADVQQAKDMGALGVGATIYFGSPESGRQIVEVSKAFAEAHRLGMFTVLWCYLRNSAFKKDGVDYHLAADLTGQANHLGVTIEADIIKQKLPETNGGYTVLNQESSYGKTDKRIYENLTTDNPIDLTRYQVANCYMGRIGLINSGGASGENDLQQAVMTAVINKRAGGAGLISGRKAFQKPMDQGIEILNAIQDVYLCPEVTVA, from the coding sequence ATGCTGCAATACACTGACATCGAATCCCTCCTTGGAGACAAGAAAAGCCTCCTCACCCATGTGTCCACGACATTTGCCAAAGAGAAACTCCACATCCCGAGCATGCAGACCGTGCAGGAAGTGTTTGAAATCTCTGACCGCCCGAATAAGGTCATCAACAATCTCCTCGCGTTATACGGCCACGGAAGGCTGGCAAACACAGGATATTTGAGCATCCTGCCCGTCGACCAGGGCATTGAGCATGCGGGGGGTGCGAGTTTTGCGAAGAACCCGGATTATTTTGATCCGGAGAATCTTGTGAAGCTGGCAATCGATGGAGGCTGCAACGCGTTTGCATCCACGCTCGGCGGCATGGGAATCATTGCGAAGAAATACGCAGACAAGATTCCGTTTATCGTCAAAATCAACCACAACGAACTCCTCACCTACCCGAACATCGCCAACCAGGTGATGTTTGCCGACGTGCAGCAGGCAAAAGACATGGGTGCACTCGGCGTTGGTGCGACGATCTACTTTGGCTCCCCGGAATCCGGACGCCAGATTGTGGAGGTGTCGAAGGCCTTCGCGGAGGCCCACAGACTCGGTATGTTTACGGTGCTGTGGTGCTACCTCCGAAACTCCGCCTTTAAAAAAGACGGTGTGGACTATCACCTCGCAGCGGATTTGACCGGACAAGCCAATCACTTGGGCGTCACGATTGAAGCAGACATCATCAAGCAGAAGTTGCCGGAAACAAACGGCGGTTACACAGTGCTCAATCAGGAAAGCAGCTACGGCAAAACCGACAAGCGCATTTACGAAAACCTCACGACAGATAATCCGATTGATCTCACCCGTTACCAGGTGGCGAACTGTTACATGGGACGCATCGGCCTGATCAACTCCGGTGGAGCCTCCGGCGAGAACGATCTGCAGCAGGCAGTGATGACCGCAGTTATCAACAAGCGCGCAGGTGGAGCTGGTCTCATCTCCGGCCGCAAAGCATTCCAGAAGCCGATGGATCAGGGAATTGAGATTCTGAATGCCATTCAGGATGTGTATCTCTGTCCAGAGGTCACGGTCGCCTAA